The region CTCGTAGCTGATGGAACTAATAACCTCAGTACACTCCACCGGGCGACTGGTGAGAATGTAGGGGTCACCATTTTTCAGTTGTACGGAACCTGCATCATTCAAAAATTTACCCACCCGAATTTTGGGCCCCTGTAAATCCTGCAAGATGCCCACCGGTTGGTTCAATTCAAAGGCAATTTGACGAATCAAACGGATACTTTGTTGATGGTAGCTATGGTCCCCATGGGAAAAGTTGAGGCGGAAAGTGGTGGCACCGGCTTGGATCAATTGTCTCAGCACTTCCTTGCTTTGGGTCGCGGGGCCGATGGTAGCGACAATTTTGGTACGACGGGGAAGGGGAGACGTTTGCATAATGGGCTGAAATTAGGGGCAGTTAAATATAATAGTTAAGGCCGTGGAATTTTAGGCGGCGCCGGGGAAATATTCCCATTATCCGCCACGATCGCCGTTTCAGTTGCACCGGATTAGGGGGCGAAGAATGATAGGGTGGGCCGTGGGAAATTTTTTCTCCAAGGTTTTATAGGGTTTTGTATGGATGGTTCCGGTTCCGCTTTGTTAGCTCTGTTAAAGGATTACAGTCGTTTAGAAATCCGCATTCCCCAGAATGATCAAGAACGGAATGACCTCCGCCGGGCCATTATCTGGATTTGTGGCCAGAGCGAAACGGAAAATTTTGGCATTTGTGCCGACGACCAACATAGTGCCGAAGCCGCTTTAGGACAATATCTCCGGGCCCTGGACTACGACTCGGCGCACCGCGCAGCGGATCTCTGCGAGATCGCCATGGAAGAGCAGACCATCCAAGGGCCAGTATATTTGAAATGCCAGAGCCAATCCCTGCGGTTTTATGTGGCTAGTTATGAGGGTAGTTACCGGGGGGTGTTGATTTCCTGCCAAACGGAGGATGAAGCCCTGGCGGGAACTTATGGTTATTTTCCTTTGGATTTGTTCGCCGATTGAATGGAAGTTGAAAGACTAGGTTCAGCACACTTTAAACCGCTTTAAGTTAAAGGAAAGGGATTCTTCTCCACCCCGGCCACCTTAGACTTTCGCTTCTTGATGCTGCTGGGGAACGAAATAGTTGCCCCACCCAGGCTTCACCTGAACTAATCAAATAAACGAAAGTAGGGGTAACGTTTGGGAATGCCCTTTTCCTTTTCCAGGTCAAAGTTAATTACCCGCCAACAATCATCCTCTGTACCTGGGGAACTGAATTCTACCGGCAGACCGTAAAGACGGGGCAGGGGACTATCCCGGTCCTCGGG is a window of Synechocystis sp. PCC 7338 DNA encoding:
- a CDS encoding DUF1824 family protein — its product is MDGSGSALLALLKDYSRLEIRIPQNDQERNDLRRAIIWICGQSETENFGICADDQHSAEAALGQYLRALDYDSAHRAADLCEIAMEEQTIQGPVYLKCQSQSLRFYVASYEGSYRGVLISCQTEDEALAGTYGYFPLDLFAD